In Bacillus sp. NP247, one DNA window encodes the following:
- a CDS encoding DUF4240 domain-containing protein has protein sequence MEALLIQQNEKSNKFWKIVVKDRDYVVFYGKIGTAGSVKAKEFETEEECIKEANKLVASKRKKGYTDPCPGEDYIKDKTITEEEFWELLNRAKTKGEDQEEQIEWLTSHLAKRTVHEIVAFDMHMHRILKASYTSHLWAAAYIIMGGCSDDCFDYFRGWLLYQGKETYEACIEDPERLIPALENLSEYDVPSIEELSLYFGVTVYAEKTGDEDDTYFTLYHVLTDERAHNDDIEFDWDQDDEDGLKKMFPKLWELYGEEPIEW, from the coding sequence AATGAAAAATCAAATAAGTTTTGGAAAATCGTTGTGAAAGATAGAGACTACGTTGTGTTTTACGGAAAAATTGGCACAGCTGGTAGTGTAAAAGCGAAAGAGTTTGAAACAGAAGAAGAATGTATAAAAGAAGCTAACAAACTAGTTGCTTCCAAACGTAAAAAAGGATATACAGACCCGTGCCCTGGGGAAGATTACATAAAAGATAAAACGATAACAGAAGAAGAATTTTGGGAACTACTTAATCGTGCAAAAACGAAAGGCGAAGACCAAGAAGAACAAATAGAATGGCTCACTTCTCACCTCGCTAAACGTACAGTACATGAAATTGTAGCTTTTGATATGCATATGCATCGTATATTAAAAGCTTCCTATACGTCTCACTTATGGGCAGCTGCTTATATTATTATGGGTGGTTGTTCGGATGATTGTTTTGATTATTTCCGTGGATGGTTATTATATCAAGGAAAAGAAACTTACGAAGCGTGTATTGAAGATCCAGAACGGTTAATTCCTGCGTTAGAAAATCTGAGCGAGTATGACGTTCCAAGCATTGAAGAACTTTCTTTATATTTCGGTGTCACTGTATATGCAGAAAAAACAGGAGATGAAGATGATACTTACTTTACGCTTTACCATGTACTAACTGATGAAAGAGCTCATAATGACGACATTGAATTCGACTGGGACCAAGATGACGAAGACGGTTTGAAAAAGATGTTTCCTAAGCTGTGGGAACTGTACGGAGAAGAACCGATTGAGTGGTAG